The window AAAACTGCTCGAAGAAAAGCAGGCCATGAGTACCGCCTCTCAATAACCCTCTGACCCACCGCTCTCTTCATTCCCGTAAGCCATGACGTGGCTTGCGGGGATGTGGCTGGCGATAAATCAGGTGGTGACGTCGCGGCAATACTCAACACTACAGATTACTGGAGACTTACGATGAATGATGCCATTTATCAACGGATTGAAAGTAACCCCTTATTCAGAGAACTGGTCAACAAACGGCAGCGTTTCGCTGTTTTTCTCTCACTGATCATGCTGGTGCTTTATGTGGGTTTTATCCTGCTCATCGCCTTTGCACCTGGCTGGCTGGGAACGCCTATCAGCTCAGGTTCCAGCATTACCCGTGGTATTCCGATTGGTGTGGGATTGATTGCGATCTCCTTCATTCTGACAGGCATTTATGTCTACCGCGCTAACGGTGAATTTGATCGTCTGACCAAACAGTTACTGGATGAGGTAAAGCAATGAAAATACGCTTTATGATGCTGTTCGGGCTTTTGACGCTGCCGGTGCTTGCGTGGGCGGCAGATGCCCTCACGGGGGATGTTCAGCGCCAGCCGTTGAATATTCAAGCCATCGTGATGTTTCTGTTGTTCGTCGGCGGTACGCTGTATATCACCTACTGGGCGTCGAAGAAAACCCGTTCACGAAGCGATTATTATACGGCTGGCGGCAATATTACCGGTTTCCAAAACGGGCTGGCGATCGCGGGCGACTATATGTCTGCCGCGTCCTTCCTCGGTATTTCTGCACTGGTCTATACCTCCGGCTACGACGGCCTGATCTACTCACTCGGCTTTTTGGTCGGCTGGCCAATTATTCTGTTTCTGATCGCTGAGCGGCTACGCAACCTCGGACGTTATACCTTTGCTGACGTCGCCTCCTACCGTTTGCAACAGCGTCCGATCCGTAGCCTTTCCGCCTGTGGTTCACTGGTGGTTGTAGCCCTGTACCTCATTGCACAAATGGTGGGCGCGGGGAAACTTATCGAACTGCTGTTCGGCCTCAACTACCATGTGGCCGTGGTACTGGTCGGTATTCTGATGGTGATGTACGTCATGTTTGGCGGCATGCTCGCCACCACATGGGTACAGATTATTAAAGCCGTCCTGCTGCTATTCGGCGCCACCTTCATGGCCGTCATGGTCATGAAATCCGTCGGCTTCAGCTTTGACGCACTGTTCAAGCAGGCAATGGCGGTTCACCCAAAAGGCGCTTCGATCATGAGCCCGGGCGGACTGGTTTCTGACCCCATCTCCGCGCTGTCCCTCGGGTTAGGTCTGATGTTCGGTACCGCCGGTCTGCCGCACATTCTGATGCGCTTCTTCACCGTCAGCGATGCCAAAGAAGCACGAAAGAGCGTGTTCTACGCCACCGGGT is drawn from Pectobacterium aroidearum and contains these coding sequences:
- the actP gene encoding cation/acetate symporter ActP; this translates as MKIRFMMLFGLLTLPVLAWAADALTGDVQRQPLNIQAIVMFLLFVGGTLYITYWASKKTRSRSDYYTAGGNITGFQNGLAIAGDYMSAASFLGISALVYTSGYDGLIYSLGFLVGWPIILFLIAERLRNLGRYTFADVASYRLQQRPIRSLSACGSLVVVALYLIAQMVGAGKLIELLFGLNYHVAVVLVGILMVMYVMFGGMLATTWVQIIKAVLLLFGATFMAVMVMKSVGFSFDALFKQAMAVHPKGASIMSPGGLVSDPISALSLGLGLMFGTAGLPHILMRFFTVSDAKEARKSVFYATGFMGYFYFLTFIIGFGAILLVSANPEFKDATGALIGGNNMAAVHLADAVGGDFFLGFISAVAFATILAVVAGLTLAGASAVSHDLYSNVIKKGKATERDELKVSKITVLVLGVVAISLGILFENQNIAFMVGLAFSIAASCNFPIIIISMYWSKLTTRGAMIGGWAGLLTAVILMILGPTIWVKILGHATPIYPYDYPALFSMLVAFIGIWFFSITDRSEAGQQERARFHAQFVRSQTGVGASKGSSH
- a CDS encoding DUF485 domain-containing protein, with product MNDAIYQRIESNPLFRELVNKRQRFAVFLSLIMLVLYVGFILLIAFAPGWLGTPISSGSSITRGIPIGVGLIAISFILTGIYVYRANGEFDRLTKQLLDEVKQ